Proteins encoded in a region of the Pseudomonas denitrificans (nom. rej.) genome:
- a CDS encoding alpha/beta fold hydrolase has translation MNNEIVQYRVNDYELTCQVVGQGVPLLLVHGSLCDYRYWQGQVQALSARYRVLVPSLRHYFPEQWDGAGPGFTTQQHVDDLLALLDQLPGPVHLLGHSRGGNICLRVALAAPQKLLSLTLADPGGDFADDVFAGVNIEAPVSPVARNQFRQQALEMIRAGAVEEGLQLFVDTVSGAGVWSRSSRQFREMATANAMTLVGQVADHPVPIRHEQILQLQLPVLLIGGAKSPEPFPRIIQALQSTLVDARSVTIPGASHGMNVIRPASFNRSVLEFVEQY, from the coding sequence ATGAATAACGAGATAGTGCAATACCGGGTCAATGATTATGAACTGACGTGCCAGGTCGTCGGGCAGGGCGTGCCGCTGCTGCTTGTGCATGGGTCACTCTGTGACTACCGCTACTGGCAGGGGCAGGTTCAGGCGTTGTCTGCCCGTTATCGTGTGTTGGTGCCCAGCCTGCGCCACTATTTTCCCGAGCAGTGGGATGGCGCGGGGCCGGGTTTTACAACGCAGCAGCATGTCGATGATCTGTTGGCGTTGCTCGATCAGTTGCCCGGTCCGGTTCATCTGCTGGGGCATTCGCGGGGCGGTAATATCTGTCTGCGTGTGGCGCTGGCGGCTCCGCAGAAATTGCTCTCGTTGACGCTCGCCGATCCCGGCGGGGACTTTGCCGATGATGTTTTTGCGGGGGTAAATATCGAAGCGCCAGTATCTCCCGTGGCGCGTAATCAGTTTCGTCAGCAGGCGCTGGAGATGATTCGAGCAGGGGCGGTGGAAGAGGGGCTGCAACTCTTCGTCGATACTGTCAGTGGTGCGGGAGTCTGGTCGCGGTCTTCCCGGCAATTCCGCGAAATGGCGACAGCTAATGCCATGACATTGGTTGGGCAGGTCGCCGATCATCCCGTGCCTATAAGACATGAGCAGATCCTGCAATTGCAGTTGCCGGTATTGCTGATCGGCGGGGCAAAAAGTCCGGAGCCGTTTCCGCGAATCATCCAGGCATTGCAATCGACACTGGTGGATGCGCGCTCGGTGACGATTCCTGGTGCGTCCCACGGCATGAATGTGATCCGCCCTGCGTCGTTCAATCGCAGCGTGCTGGAATTTGTCGAGCAGTACTGA
- the hyi gene encoding hydroxypyruvate isomerase gives MPRFCANLSMLFTEVDFLDRFEAAARAGFSGVEYLFPYDVEAEVIKARLDANKLEQVLFNLPAGDWSKGERGIACHPDRVEEFRAGVDKAIAYAKVLGNTQVNCLAGIRPQGHDCATIENTFLNNLEYAAGKLEAAGIKLVMEMINTLDIPGFYLQTTKQAQDIREKVGSANLFLQYDIYHMQIMEGDLARTIEKNLASINHVQLADNPGRHEPGTGEINYRFLFDHLDRIGYRGWIGCEYKPKTTTEAGLGWLKSHNVI, from the coding sequence ATGCCCCGTTTCTGCGCCAACCTGTCCATGCTGTTCACCGAGGTGGACTTCCTCGACCGCTTCGAAGCCGCCGCGCGCGCCGGTTTCAGCGGTGTCGAGTACCTCTTTCCGTATGACGTCGAGGCCGAGGTGATCAAGGCCCGCCTGGACGCCAACAAGCTCGAACAAGTGCTGTTCAACCTGCCGGCCGGCGACTGGTCGAAAGGCGAGCGCGGCATCGCCTGCCACCCGGACCGCGTCGAGGAATTCCGCGCCGGCGTCGACAAGGCCATCGCCTACGCCAAGGTGCTGGGCAACACCCAGGTCAACTGCCTGGCCGGCATCCGCCCGCAGGGCCACGACTGCGCGACCATCGAGAACACCTTCCTGAACAACCTGGAGTACGCGGCGGGCAAGCTCGAAGCCGCGGGCATCAAGCTGGTCATGGAAATGATCAACACCCTCGACATTCCCGGCTTCTACCTGCAGACCACCAAGCAGGCCCAGGACATCCGCGAGAAGGTCGGCAGCGCCAACCTGTTCCTGCAGTACGACATCTACCACATGCAGATCATGGAAGGTGACCTGGCGCGGACCATCGAGAAGAACCTCGCCTCGATCAACCACGTGCAGTTGGCCGACAACCCCGGCCGCCACGAGCCGGGCACCGGCGAGATCAACTACCGCTTCCTGTTCGATCACCTGGACCGCATCGGCTACCGCGGCTGGATCGGCTGCGAATACAAGCCCAAGACCACCACCGAAGCCGGCCTCGGCTGGCTCAAAAGCCACAACGTCATCTGA
- the gcl gene encoding glyoxylate carboligase gives MARMRAIEAAVLVMRREGVDTAFGVPGAAINPMYAAMKKLGGIDHVLARHVEGASHMAEGYTRTNAGNIGVCIGTSGPAGTDMVTGLYSASADSIPILCITGQAPRARMHKEDFQAVDITSIVKPVTKWATTVLEPGQVPYAFQKAFFEMRSGRPGPVLIDLPFDVQMAEIEFDIDAYEPLPVNKPKATRAQAEKALALFNDAERPLICAGGGIINADASDKLVEFAELTGVPVVPTLMGWGTIPDDHPLMAGMCGLQTSHRYGNATVLESDMVLGIGNRWANRHTGSVDVYTAGRKFVHVDIEPTQIGRVFTPDLGIVSDAGSALDVFLEVAREWKAAGKLKDRSAWVEACRERKRTMQRKTHFDNVPVKPQRVYEEMNEFFGKDTCYVSTIGLSQIAGAQFLHVYKPRHWINCGQAGPLGWTIPAALGVVKADPSRQVVALSGDYDFQFMIEELAAGAQFNLPYIHVLVNNSYLGLIRQAQRGFEIDYCVQLAFDNVNAPELNGYGVDHVAVVEGLGCKAIRVFDPNQIGAAFAQARELMQQHRVPVVVEVILERVTNISMGTEINAVNEFEELALKGVDAPTAISLLD, from the coding sequence ATGGCCAGAATGAGAGCAATCGAGGCTGCCGTACTCGTCATGCGTCGCGAAGGCGTGGATACCGCCTTCGGCGTACCGGGCGCCGCCATCAACCCCATGTATGCGGCCATGAAGAAACTCGGTGGCATCGATCACGTCCTGGCCCGCCACGTGGAAGGCGCCTCGCACATGGCCGAGGGCTACACCCGCACCAACGCCGGCAACATCGGCGTGTGCATCGGCACCTCCGGCCCCGCCGGCACCGACATGGTCACCGGCCTGTACTCGGCTTCCGCCGACTCCATCCCGATCCTCTGCATCACCGGCCAGGCTCCCCGTGCGCGCATGCACAAGGAAGACTTCCAGGCCGTGGACATCACCAGCATCGTCAAACCGGTCACCAAGTGGGCAACCACCGTGCTGGAGCCGGGCCAGGTGCCCTATGCCTTCCAGAAGGCCTTCTTCGAAATGCGCAGCGGCCGTCCCGGCCCGGTGCTGATCGACCTGCCCTTCGACGTGCAGATGGCCGAGATCGAATTCGACATCGACGCCTACGAACCGCTGCCGGTGAACAAGCCCAAGGCCACTCGTGCCCAAGCCGAGAAAGCCCTGGCCCTGTTCAATGACGCCGAGCGTCCGCTGATCTGCGCCGGCGGCGGCATCATCAACGCCGACGCCTCCGACAAGCTGGTGGAATTCGCCGAGCTGACCGGCGTGCCGGTCGTCCCGACCCTGATGGGCTGGGGCACCATCCCCGACGACCACCCGCTGATGGCCGGTATGTGCGGCCTGCAGACTTCGCACCGCTACGGCAACGCCACCGTCCTGGAATCGGACATGGTGCTGGGCATCGGCAACCGCTGGGCCAACCGTCACACCGGTTCGGTCGACGTCTATACCGCTGGCCGCAAGTTCGTCCATGTGGACATCGAACCGACCCAGATCGGCCGTGTGTTCACCCCGGACTTAGGGATAGTTTCCGACGCCGGTTCCGCCCTCGACGTGTTCCTCGAAGTAGCCCGCGAGTGGAAAGCCGCCGGCAAGCTGAAGGACCGCAGCGCCTGGGTCGAAGCCTGCCGCGAACGCAAGCGCACGATGCAGCGCAAGACCCACTTCGACAACGTGCCGGTCAAGCCGCAGCGCGTCTACGAAGAGATGAACGAGTTCTTCGGCAAGGACACCTGCTACGTCAGCACCATCGGTCTGTCGCAGATCGCCGGCGCGCAGTTCCTGCACGTCTACAAGCCGCGCCACTGGATCAACTGCGGCCAGGCCGGCCCGCTGGGCTGGACCATTCCGGCAGCGCTGGGCGTGGTCAAGGCCGACCCGAGCCGTCAGGTCGTCGCGCTGTCGGGCGACTATGACTTCCAGTTCATGATCGAAGAACTGGCCGCCGGTGCGCAGTTCAACCTGCCGTATATCCACGTGCTGGTGAACAACTCCTACCTCGGCCTGATCCGCCAGGCGCAGCGCGGCTTCGAGATCGACTACTGCGTGCAGCTGGCCTTCGACAACGTCAACGCTCCGGAGCTCAACGGCTACGGTGTGGACCACGTCGCGGTGGTGGAAGGTCTGGGTTGCAAGGCGATCCGCGTTTTCGACCCGAACCAGATCGGCGCCGCCTTCGCCCAGGCTCGCGAGCTGATGCAGCAGCACCGTGTACCGGTGGTGGTCGAGGTCATCCTGGAGCGCGTCACCAACATCTCCATGGGTACCGAGATCAACGCGGTCAACGAGTTCGAAGAGCTGGCCCTGAAAGGCGTTGATGCGCCGACCGCCATCTCGCTGCTGGACTGA
- a CDS encoding PA2778 family cysteine peptidase translates to MAVAFAAAVALGGCSQSPTLPASVEALPERVELSDVQFFPQQEFQCGPAALATMLNQRGVRVTPRELKDRVFIPGREGSLQVELVAAAREKGMLVYPLKPRLENILTEVAAGNPVLILQNQGLDWLPVWHFAVVVGFDRNRHELILRSGITERLVIDFTAFDVTWKRSQRWAVLTVPANRLPATAEPTAWLRAAHDLEETGQPALAEQAYRTATRAWPQESLGWFALANARYSDGNLGDAEDALRHSVGAKPGFAAGWFNLANVLGERGCPQQAGAAASCARHLAPDDARFSQKIGSTAAAGGSCQAVPACPAN, encoded by the coding sequence ATGGCCGTCGCGTTTGCGGCGGCCGTGGCACTCGGCGGCTGCTCGCAGTCGCCGACGTTGCCAGCCAGCGTGGAGGCGTTGCCGGAGCGAGTGGAACTGAGTGATGTGCAGTTCTTCCCGCAGCAGGAGTTCCAGTGCGGCCCGGCCGCGCTGGCGACCATGCTTAACCAGCGCGGCGTGCGGGTGACGCCGCGCGAACTGAAGGATCGGGTGTTCATCCCCGGACGCGAGGGCAGCTTGCAGGTGGAGCTGGTAGCGGCGGCGCGGGAGAAGGGCATGCTGGTCTATCCGCTCAAGCCGCGCCTGGAGAACATCCTGACCGAAGTGGCGGCGGGCAATCCGGTGCTGATCCTGCAGAATCAGGGGCTGGACTGGCTGCCTGTCTGGCACTTCGCGGTGGTGGTCGGCTTCGATCGCAATCGGCACGAACTGATCCTCCGCTCGGGCATCACCGAGCGCCTGGTGATCGACTTCACTGCCTTCGACGTGACCTGGAAGCGCAGCCAGCGCTGGGCTGTGCTGACCGTGCCGGCGAATCGGCTACCGGCGACGGCGGAGCCGACGGCCTGGTTGAGGGCGGCCCACGATCTGGAGGAAACCGGTCAGCCGGCATTGGCGGAGCAGGCCTACCGCACCGCGACCAGGGCCTGGCCGCAGGAGTCGCTCGGCTGGTTCGCCCTGGCCAATGCGCGCTACAGCGACGGAAATCTCGGCGATGCCGAGGATGCGCTGCGCCACAGCGTCGGCGCGAAGCCGGGGTTTGCGGCGGGCTGGTTCAACCTGGCCAACGTATTGGGCGAGCGTGGTTGTCCGCAGCAGGCTGGCGCAGCGGCGAGTTGTGCGCGGCACCTCGCGCCGGACGATGCGCGCTTCTCGCAGAAGATCGGCAGTACGGCCGCGGCAGGTGGCAGTTGCCAGGCGGTTCCGGCCTGCCCGGCGAACTGA
- a CDS encoding GlcG/HbpS family heme-binding protein, with translation MSTLSLETALDITRHALVASRELSTAPLTIAVLDAGGHLLSLQREDGASMLRPQIAIGKAWGAVALGKSSRVLAADAQQRPSFIAAVNTLAQGNVVPAPGGVLIRNSANEVIGAIGISGDVSDIDEQCAIRGVQALGLVADAG, from the coding sequence ATGAGCACCCTGAGTCTGGAAACCGCACTGGACATCACCCGTCACGCCCTGGTCGCCAGCCGCGAGCTGTCCACCGCTCCGCTGACCATCGCCGTGCTGGATGCCGGCGGGCACCTGTTGAGCCTGCAGCGCGAGGACGGCGCGAGCATGCTTCGTCCGCAGATCGCCATCGGCAAGGCGTGGGGCGCGGTGGCGCTGGGCAAGTCGTCGCGCGTGCTGGCGGCGGACGCTCAGCAGCGGCCGTCGTTCATCGCCGCGGTGAACACCCTGGCGCAAGGCAATGTGGTGCCCGCGCCCGGCGGCGTGCTGATCCGCAATTCGGCCAATGAAGTGATTGGTGCCATCGGCATCAGCGGCGACGTCTCGGACATCGACGAGCAATGCGCGATCCGTGGCGTGCAGGCGCTGGGCCTGGTCGCTGACGCGGGCTGA
- a CDS encoding histone-like nucleoid-structuring protein, MvaT/MvaU family — MSKLAEFREAERKLQEQLALLEKLKSDGGLKKELEFKDQLQALMDQYGMNLRNVINILDPQNSTEPAAAQQPRRTRQLKVYKNPHNGETIETKGGNHKTLKAWKQQYGGDTVESWLQ, encoded by the coding sequence ATGTCCAAACTTGCGGAATTCCGCGAAGCCGAGCGCAAACTCCAGGAACAACTCGCCCTGCTCGAGAAACTCAAGAGCGATGGCGGCCTGAAGAAAGAACTGGAGTTCAAGGATCAACTGCAAGCCTTGATGGACCAGTACGGCATGAACCTGCGCAACGTCATCAACATTCTCGACCCGCAGAATTCCACCGAGCCGGCTGCCGCACAACAGCCGCGCCGCACCCGCCAACTGAAGGTCTACAAGAACCCGCACAACGGCGAGACCATCGAGACCAAGGGCGGCAACCACAAGACCCTGAAAGCCTGGAAACAACAATACGGTGGCGACACCGTGGAATCCTGGCTGCAGTAA
- a CDS encoding NAD(P)/FAD-dependent oxidoreductase, whose amino-acid sequence MPHTSYPSSYYAASANPVPARPELQGEVETDVCVIGAGYTGLSTALFLLENGFKVTVLEAAKVGFGASGRNGGQIVNSYSRDIDVIERTVGAKQAKLLGDMAFEGGRIIRERIAKYNIQCDLKDGGVFAALSAKQMGHLESQKKLWERFGHTQLELMDAKRIREVVGTDSYVGGMLDMSGGHIHPLNLALGEAAAVESLGGVIHEQSPAVKIDRGANPVVHTPKGRVKAKFIVVAGNAYLGGLVPELASKSMPCGTQVITTEPLSADLAKSLLPTDYCVEDCNYLLDYYRLTGDNRLIFGGGVVYGARDPSNIEAIIRPKMLKVFPQLKDVKIDFAWTGNFLLTLSRLPQVGRIGDNIYYSQGCSGHGVTYTHLAGKLLAEVLRGQAERFDAFATLPHYPFPGGRMFQVPFSAIGAWYYTMRDKLGI is encoded by the coding sequence ATGCCGCACACCTCCTACCCCTCCTCCTATTACGCAGCTTCGGCCAACCCGGTCCCGGCCCGTCCTGAACTGCAAGGCGAGGTGGAAACCGATGTCTGCGTGATCGGCGCAGGCTACACCGGCCTGTCGACCGCCCTGTTCCTGCTGGAAAACGGTTTCAAGGTCACCGTACTGGAAGCCGCCAAGGTTGGCTTCGGTGCCTCGGGCCGCAACGGCGGTCAGATCGTCAACAGCTATAGCCGCGACATCGACGTCATCGAACGCACCGTCGGCGCCAAGCAGGCCAAACTGCTGGGCGACATGGCCTTCGAAGGCGGCCGAATCATTCGCGAGCGCATCGCCAAGTACAACATCCAGTGCGACCTGAAGGACGGTGGCGTGTTCGCTGCCCTCAGCGCCAAGCAGATGGGCCACCTGGAGTCGCAGAAGAAGCTGTGGGAGCGCTTCGGCCACACCCAGCTGGAACTGATGGACGCCAAGCGCATCCGTGAAGTCGTCGGCACCGACAGCTATGTCGGCGGCATGCTCGACATGAGCGGCGGCCACATCCACCCGCTGAACCTCGCCCTGGGCGAAGCCGCCGCCGTTGAGTCGCTCGGCGGCGTGATCCACGAGCAGTCCCCTGCCGTGAAGATTGATCGCGGCGCCAACCCGGTAGTGCACACCCCGAAGGGCCGCGTGAAGGCCAAGTTCATCGTGGTGGCCGGTAACGCCTACCTCGGCGGCCTGGTGCCGGAACTGGCTTCCAAGTCCATGCCGTGCGGTACCCAGGTGATCACCACCGAGCCGCTGAGCGCCGACCTGGCCAAGTCCCTGCTGCCGACCGACTACTGCGTCGAGGACTGCAACTACCTGCTCGACTACTACCGCCTGACCGGCGACAACCGCCTGATCTTCGGCGGTGGCGTGGTCTACGGTGCACGCGACCCGTCGAACATCGAAGCGATCATTCGTCCGAAGATGCTCAAGGTGTTCCCGCAGCTGAAGGACGTGAAGATCGATTTCGCCTGGACCGGCAACTTCCTGCTGACCCTCTCGCGCCTGCCGCAGGTTGGTCGCATCGGCGACAATATCTACTACTCCCAGGGCTGCTCGGGCCACGGTGTGACCTACACCCACCTCGCGGGCAAGCTGCTGGCCGAAGTGCTGCGCGGCCAGGCCGAGCGTTTCGACGCCTTCGCCACCCTGCCGCACTACCCCTTCCCGGGCGGCCGCATGTTCCAGGTTCCGTTCTCCGCGATCGGCGCCTGGTACTACACCATGCGCGACAAGCTGGGCATCTGA
- a CDS encoding TetR/AcrR family transcriptional regulator, with protein sequence MTSIRERNRRLILRAASEEFAEKGFAATKTSDIAARAGLPKPNVYYYFQSKENLYRCVLESVVEPLLQASAPFREDDEPSEALRAYIRSKVKISQELPHASKVFASELMHGAPHLPREYLDELNAQAQRNIACLQSWIDRGLLAPVDPHHLLFTIWAATQTYADFDWQISMVTGKTSLSEADFEAATETITRLVLRGTAPDNGAEHKPQGRLRPLSI encoded by the coding sequence ATGACCAGCATCCGCGAGCGTAACCGTCGCCTCATCCTTCGCGCCGCCAGCGAAGAATTCGCCGAAAAGGGTTTCGCGGCGACCAAGACCAGCGACATCGCCGCTCGCGCCGGGCTGCCCAAGCCCAACGTCTACTACTACTTCCAGTCCAAGGAAAACCTCTACCGCTGCGTGCTGGAAAGCGTGGTGGAGCCGCTGCTGCAGGCCTCCGCGCCGTTCCGCGAGGATGACGAACCGAGCGAGGCGCTGCGCGCCTACATCCGTTCCAAGGTGAAGATTTCCCAGGAGCTGCCGCACGCCTCCAAGGTGTTCGCCAGCGAGCTGATGCACGGTGCGCCGCACTTGCCCAGGGAATACCTGGATGAGTTGAACGCCCAGGCACAGCGCAACATCGCCTGCCTGCAGAGCTGGATCGACCGCGGCCTGCTGGCGCCGGTGGACCCGCATCACCTGCTGTTCACCATCTGGGCGGCGACCCAGACCTACGCCGACTTCGACTGGCAGATCTCCATGGTCACCGGCAAGACCAGCCTCAGCGAGGCAGACTTCGAAGCGGCCACCGAGACTATCACCCGCCTGGTGCTGCGCGGCACCGCGCCGGACAATGGCGCCGAACACAAGCCGCAGGGGCGTTTGCGGCCGTTGTCGATCTGA
- a CDS encoding formate/nitrite transporter family protein: MASEKPPARGGARAKESASTAKKAAPRNPSRSSKAGSDTADDLSAEERRKVEKSQPPRALVLHEVIRLQGNHELDRTLAALWWSALAAGLTIGLSLMAMGLFRARLPDHDMAVITTSLGYPVGFLAIILARQQLFTENTLTAVLPVMSEPTLEKFGQLLRLWSVVLAGNVVGALLFAYGMLHLPIFDTKADQAFLDIGREVMENDHWQMFSKGIVSGWMIATMVWLVPAAENAKVWIIFLVTYLMALGSFSHIVVGTCEVGYLMFAGEVGLAAFVVDFALPTLVGNIVGGSLIFALMSHAQVRSDTSPPEKSPKRKTAP; encoded by the coding sequence ATGGCCAGCGAAAAACCACCGGCACGCGGCGGCGCGCGTGCCAAGGAGAGCGCGTCGACTGCCAAGAAGGCGGCGCCTCGCAATCCTTCCCGCAGCTCGAAAGCCGGAAGTGACACGGCCGACGATCTCTCCGCCGAGGAGCGCCGCAAGGTCGAGAAAAGCCAGCCGCCCCGCGCGCTGGTGCTGCATGAAGTCATCCGCCTGCAGGGCAATCATGAACTGGACCGCACCCTTGCGGCGCTCTGGTGGTCGGCGCTGGCGGCCGGGCTGACCATCGGCCTGTCGCTGATGGCCATGGGGTTGTTCCGTGCTCGGCTGCCGGATCACGACATGGCGGTGATCACCACCAGCCTGGGTTATCCGGTGGGCTTCCTGGCGATCATTCTCGCGCGCCAGCAGCTGTTCACCGAGAACACCCTGACGGCAGTGCTGCCGGTGATGAGCGAACCAACGCTGGAAAAGTTCGGCCAGTTGCTGCGGCTGTGGTCGGTGGTCTTGGCGGGCAATGTCGTCGGCGCGCTGCTGTTCGCCTACGGCATGCTGCATCTGCCGATCTTCGACACGAAGGCCGACCAGGCCTTCCTCGACATAGGCCGCGAGGTGATGGAGAACGACCACTGGCAGATGTTCTCCAAGGGCATCGTTTCCGGCTGGATGATCGCCACCATGGTCTGGCTGGTGCCGGCGGCGGAAAACGCCAAGGTGTGGATCATCTTCCTGGTTACCTACCTGATGGCGTTGGGCAGCTTCAGCCACATCGTGGTCGGCACCTGCGAGGTGGGTTACCTGATGTTTGCCGGCGAAGTGGGGCTGGCGGCGTTCGTCGTCGATTTCGCCTTGCCGACGCTGGTGGGCAATATCGTCGGTGGCAGCCTGATCTTCGCTTTGATGAGCCATGCCCAGGTGCGCAGCGATACGTCGCCACCGGAGAAGTCCCCGAAAAGAAAAACGGCGCCCTGA
- a CDS encoding low molecular weight protein tyrosine phosphatase family protein: MRRALFICSRNRLRSPTAETVFASWPEVETDSAGLAPDAEVLLSAEQLEWADLVFVMERRHRQALLRRFPVAMRGKRLVCLDIPDDYVYLQPELVLLLERKVGPLLRQESA, translated from the coding sequence GTGCGCCGCGCTTTGTTCATCTGCAGCCGCAACCGTCTGCGCAGCCCCACCGCCGAAACCGTCTTCGCCAGCTGGCCGGAGGTCGAGACTGACTCCGCCGGGCTGGCGCCGGATGCGGAAGTCCTGCTGAGCGCCGAGCAACTGGAGTGGGCCGACCTGGTCTTCGTCATGGAGCGCCGCCATCGGCAGGCACTGCTGCGCCGCTTCCCCGTGGCGATGCGCGGCAAGCGTCTGGTGTGCCTGGATATCCCTGACGATTACGTCTATCTGCAGCCCGAGCTGGTACTCCTGCTGGAGCGCAAGGTCGGACCTCTCCTGCGGCAGGAGAGTGCATGA
- the moaA gene encoding GTP 3',8-cyclase MoaA, which produces MSDSQLVDPFGRRITYLRLSVTDRCDFRCTYCMSEDMQFLPRDQVLSLEELEAVADAFIGLGVKRIRITGGEPLVRKGLTGLLARLGARSELDDLSITTNGSQLRERAAELRAAGVRRLNISLDSLRRERFAAFTRSDKLEQVLDGIDAAREAGFERIKLNAVVQKGRNDDEVCDLVAFALEKGIDISFIEEMPLGSVSSHERKQTLCSSDEVRAQLAERWQLLPTPERSGGPSRYYRIDGYASRIGFISPHSHNFCGDCNRVRVTAEGKLVLCLGHEGALDLRQLLREHPGDGARLREALMQALQLKPERHHFEADQQVQVLRFMSMTGG; this is translated from the coding sequence ATGTCCGATTCCCAGTTGGTCGACCCCTTCGGTCGACGCATCACCTACCTGCGCCTGTCGGTCACCGACCGCTGCGACTTCCGCTGCACCTACTGCATGAGCGAAGACATGCAGTTCCTGCCGCGCGACCAGGTATTGAGCCTGGAGGAACTCGAAGCCGTCGCCGACGCCTTCATCGGCCTGGGCGTGAAGCGCATCCGCATCACCGGCGGCGAGCCGCTGGTGCGCAAGGGCCTGACCGGTCTGCTGGCAAGACTGGGCGCACGTTCGGAGCTGGACGATCTCTCCATCACCACCAACGGCTCGCAACTGCGTGAGCGTGCAGCAGAGCTGCGCGCGGCCGGCGTGCGTCGGCTGAATATCAGCCTCGACTCGCTGCGCCGCGAACGCTTCGCCGCCTTCACCCGCTCCGACAAGCTGGAGCAGGTGCTCGACGGAATCGACGCCGCCCGCGAGGCCGGCTTCGAGCGCATCAAGCTCAATGCCGTGGTGCAGAAGGGCCGCAACGACGACGAAGTCTGCGACCTGGTGGCCTTCGCCCTGGAGAAGGGTATCGACATCAGCTTCATTGAGGAGATGCCGCTGGGCAGCGTCAGCAGCCACGAGCGCAAGCAGACTCTGTGCAGCAGCGACGAAGTCCGTGCGCAGCTCGCCGAGCGCTGGCAACTGTTGCCGACGCCGGAGCGCAGTGGTGGCCCGTCGCGTTACTACCGCATCGACGGCTACGCCAGCCGCATCGGCTTCATTTCCCCGCACAGTCACAACTTCTGCGGCGACTGCAACCGGGTGCGGGTGACCGCCGAAGGCAAGCTGGTGCTCTGCCTGGGTCACGAGGGCGCGCTGGACCTGCGCCAACTGCTGCGCGAGCACCCCGGCGACGGCGCGCGCCTGCGCGAAGCGCTGATGCAGGCGCTGCAGCTCAAGCCCGAACGCCATCATTTCGAAGCCGACCAGCAGGTGCAGGTGTTGCGCTTCATGAGCATGACCGGCGGCTGA
- a CDS encoding DUF4946 domain-containing protein codes for MSGLRSWLLLGVLWVPLPALAEMQVIWPQGWEVSRSPMDAAADAPVVRQRGVRMAEDGSQDLVMEVTRSRLGSAAQVSVENVIVEMRKALQKDFMRQGFQAACSKPLDAKLGGLAGLEVHCGISQNGTEVLKQTVQVALGDGAAYSLTYAAPSERYAALMAEIEAVKAGISLN; via the coding sequence ATGAGCGGTCTGCGATCCTGGTTGTTGCTCGGCGTGTTGTGGGTACCGCTACCGGCGTTGGCGGAAATGCAGGTGATCTGGCCGCAGGGTTGGGAAGTTTCGCGCTCGCCAATGGATGCGGCAGCTGATGCGCCCGTGGTTCGTCAGCGTGGGGTCCGCATGGCGGAGGATGGCTCCCAGGACCTGGTCATGGAGGTTACCCGCAGTCGACTTGGCTCTGCCGCCCAGGTCAGTGTCGAGAATGTCATCGTCGAGATGCGCAAGGCGCTCCAGAAGGACTTCATGCGCCAGGGGTTCCAGGCAGCGTGCAGCAAGCCTCTGGATGCAAAGCTGGGTGGGCTGGCGGGGCTGGAAGTGCATTGCGGCATCAGCCAGAACGGCACCGAGGTGCTCAAGCAGACCGTTCAGGTCGCATTGGGTGATGGGGCGGCGTACTCGCTGACCTATGCGGCACCATCGGAGCGCTATGCGGCACTGATGGCGGAGATCGAAGCGGTGAAGGCGGGCATCAGTCTGAATTGA
- a CDS encoding PA2779 family protein, protein MTITRRVKSLAAVLVFAQLGVVAEVPLAQAAMVGTGEVLQAQQQQVDREQLLKMLDDQGVQKKLQSMGVERSKVEQRIKSLSNEELAQFNQQLDEAPAGGIIGIILLFLLIFVITDLLCITHIFTFVRCQR, encoded by the coding sequence ATGACCATAACAAGACGGGTAAAGAGCCTTGCAGCAGTCCTGGTGTTCGCGCAGTTGGGTGTCGTTGCGGAAGTCCCGTTGGCTCAGGCCGCCATGGTTGGCACCGGCGAAGTGCTGCAGGCACAGCAGCAACAGGTCGATCGCGAACAGTTATTGAAAATGCTCGATGACCAGGGCGTGCAGAAAAAACTGCAGTCCATGGGCGTCGAGCGCAGCAAGGTCGAGCAGCGCATCAAGAGCCTGTCCAATGAAGAGCTGGCGCAGTTCAACCAGCAACTGGACGAGGCCCCCGCTGGCGGCATCATCGGCATCATCCTGTTGTTCCTGCTGATCTTCGTGATCACCGACCTGCTCTGTATCACCCACATCTTCACCTTTGTGAGGTGCCAGCGTTGA